One stretch of Paenibacillus sp. FSL R5-0341 DNA includes these proteins:
- a CDS encoding alcohol dehydrogenase catalytic domain-containing protein, with the protein MKALVYQDLKQVTYQEIEEPTIQKPNQVKIKIYGSGICGTDLNIVKGKVPANKGTIIGHEGVGTVVEVGDEVRGFKIGDRVLVDPTQSCGTCSYCREGLFIYCENFDDYQVGMTTHGTFAEYFVGDEKYIYAIPDSMSWETAMMIEPLGCVLQTFMKAGTKPSDSVLVLGSGAIGSLCQLVSKRLARLTVGTEVDPYRKEFASGIADHVFYPQDLTLDKVYEINNNKKFDIVVDAVGNQLHVGFEMIAKGGKIIPMGYDDSYEVTFKSTAVINDGISIIGAVANHSMISTALKFAQSIPELEQMVTAKELLSDYEQAFNGTIGYDMHSGEKLPMNSVKTALIL; encoded by the coding sequence ATGAAAGCACTCGTATATCAGGATCTCAAACAGGTAACTTACCAAGAGATTGAGGAGCCAACCATTCAAAAGCCGAATCAAGTTAAGATTAAAATCTACGGTTCAGGTATCTGCGGTACAGATCTGAATATTGTCAAAGGCAAAGTGCCTGCAAATAAAGGAACAATTATTGGACATGAAGGTGTGGGCACCGTTGTTGAGGTGGGCGATGAAGTTCGTGGTTTCAAGATCGGTGATCGCGTATTGGTTGATCCTACGCAATCTTGCGGTACCTGCTCATACTGCCGCGAAGGCCTGTTCATCTACTGCGAGAATTTTGATGACTATCAAGTAGGGATGACGACGCACGGAACCTTTGCCGAATATTTTGTTGGAGACGAAAAGTATATCTATGCCATCCCGGATTCGATGAGTTGGGAAACGGCGATGATGATCGAACCACTGGGATGTGTGCTTCAGACGTTCATGAAAGCAGGGACTAAGCCAAGTGACTCTGTACTGGTCCTCGGTTCTGGTGCAATCGGTTCCCTGTGTCAGCTAGTTAGCAAACGATTGGCAAGGCTTACCGTAGGCACGGAGGTTGATCCATATCGCAAAGAGTTCGCTTCAGGGATCGCAGATCATGTGTTCTATCCTCAGGACCTGACGCTCGATAAAGTATACGAGATCAATAATAACAAGAAGTTTGATATTGTAGTGGACGCGGTTGGTAACCAGCTTCATGTGGGATTTGAGATGATTGCCAAAGGCGGCAAAATTATTCCTATGGGATATGACGACAGCTATGAGGTGACGTTCAAATCAACAGCCGTAATTAATGATGGCATTAGTATCATTGGCGCGGTGGCTAACCACTCGATGATCAGTACAGCACTGAAATTTGCCCAAAGCATTCCGGAACTGGAGCAGATGGTGACAGCCAAAGAACTGCTGAGTGATTATGAGCAGGCCTTTAATGGAACGATTGGTTATGACATGCATTCTGGAGAGAAATTGCCGATGAATTCGGTCAAAACGGCTCTTATCCTATAA
- a CDS encoding MFS transporter: MKLLQDLPKNPRYSILLEPVWAIPGTIVLFYAPLYMKEAGLSDIEIGLINSVNLYFAFIFQLFAGSITNKLGRKRTTLIFDLLAWSVPMFIWAFSQNFWLFLIAYLLNATSKFVTVAFNCLIIEDVEEHKRSKVFAILNMIITGAGVLTPIAGVVIADYGIVPTLASIYFVGGILMTAMFFIRNRYTDETEVGKELMGLHSKTRVFQSLGSSLRLFGKSFYKRRLFPIILITVLSNLILQLNFFQVIFFKEQLKFDDRVISFIPVVTAVTVMLLYLVIIPRLKRRSEEKYVGFSIVLSTAGAILFLLIPVGNIGMLFLTLIVLAAGNFILQTYRDALLMNRLGTHEKADMFSAVQTVMTLTAIPSGYLTGLLYHHNPTLLFSVILGLYVVLMVIMFFLPDPQKHSQVLEPYKNM; encoded by the coding sequence TTGAAATTGCTTCAAGATTTGCCGAAGAATCCACGCTACTCCATTTTACTCGAACCGGTATGGGCCATTCCGGGCACGATCGTTCTCTTTTACGCTCCTTTATATATGAAGGAAGCCGGACTTTCGGACATTGAAATCGGTTTAATCAATTCGGTGAATCTTTATTTTGCCTTTATCTTTCAATTGTTTGCGGGTTCCATTACGAATAAGCTGGGCCGTAAACGAACAACGCTGATCTTTGATCTGCTTGCATGGAGTGTTCCCATGTTCATCTGGGCTTTCTCCCAGAACTTCTGGCTGTTTCTAATCGCCTACTTGCTGAACGCAACATCGAAGTTTGTAACGGTCGCCTTTAACTGTCTGATCATAGAGGATGTGGAGGAACACAAACGATCGAAGGTATTTGCCATACTCAACATGATTATTACAGGGGCTGGGGTGCTCACGCCGATTGCCGGAGTTGTCATTGCTGATTATGGTATTGTACCTACACTCGCCAGCATTTACTTTGTCGGGGGCATCCTGATGACGGCCATGTTCTTCATTCGTAACCGATACACGGATGAGACCGAGGTCGGCAAGGAACTTATGGGGCTGCATAGCAAAACCCGTGTGTTTCAGAGCTTGGGTTCCAGTCTGCGCCTGTTCGGCAAATCGTTCTACAAACGAAGACTGTTCCCGATCATTTTGATCACCGTGTTGTCCAATCTGATTTTACAGCTGAATTTCTTCCAGGTCATTTTCTTCAAGGAACAGTTGAAGTTTGATGACCGCGTCATTTCGTTTATTCCGGTCGTGACCGCAGTGACCGTCATGTTGCTCTATCTGGTCATCATTCCACGATTGAAACGGCGTTCGGAGGAAAAGTATGTTGGTTTTTCCATCGTGCTTAGCACGGCCGGGGCTATCCTGTTTCTATTGATTCCTGTGGGAAATATAGGGATGTTGTTTCTCACGCTAATTGTGCTCGCTGCGGGTAACTTCATTTTGCAGACGTACCGGGATGCCCTGCTGATGAACCGATTGGGCACGCATGAGAAAGCCGACATGTTCTCGGCCGTGCAGACGGTCATGACGCTAACAGCCATTCCATCCGGCTATCTGACAGGTTTGCTCTACCATCACAATCCAACGCTGTTATTCAGCGTCATTCTTGGGCTATACGTCGTACTTATGGTCATCATGTTTTTCCTGCCCGATCCGCAAAAGCACTCCCAAGTGCTAGAGCCTTACAAAAATATGTAG
- a CDS encoding DUF1349 domain-containing protein codes for MTNVMTTEARKQWNWMNEPETWSYTDQGGVLVEAKADTDFFQDPAGKHIRATAPFLSMPVPEDFEITTQLTVDMKNQYDSGCLMVMADDLNWCKICFEYDGKAPTIVSVVTRDGSSDDCNSVEVSVPNPYLRIRKVEGCISFFYSPDGDEWKLIRYFGMPTQGELRAGLVVQSPTGTGCTCHFLSVNVTHPDLTARF; via the coding sequence ATGACCAACGTAATGACAACAGAAGCACGGAAACAATGGAACTGGATGAATGAGCCCGAAACCTGGTCCTATACGGATCAGGGAGGTGTGCTGGTGGAAGCGAAGGCGGACACCGACTTTTTCCAGGATCCTGCGGGCAAGCACATTCGTGCAACAGCACCATTTCTGTCCATGCCTGTGCCTGAGGACTTCGAAATCACAACCCAGTTAACCGTGGATATGAAAAATCAATATGATTCCGGATGTCTGATGGTGATGGCAGATGATCTTAACTGGTGCAAAATTTGCTTTGAGTATGATGGAAAAGCACCTACCATCGTGTCAGTGGTCACACGTGATGGTTCATCCGATGATTGCAATTCGGTGGAAGTCTCCGTACCTAATCCCTATCTGCGTATACGCAAAGTAGAGGGCTGCATATCATTCTTTTATTCACCCGATGGGGATGAGTGGAAACTAATTCGTTATTTCGGCATGCCGACACAAGGGGAACTTCGAGCTGGATTAGTTGTTCAGTCGCCGACTGGAACGGGCTGTACGTGTCACTTTTTATCCGTGAACGTGACTCATCCGGACTTGACCGCACGCTTCTAA
- a CDS encoding HAD family hydrolase, whose amino-acid sequence MVKAFIFDFDGLIVDTETPWYYAFRDIYEEHGVELGLELWSKNVGTSFEEFHPFLYLEQALQRKIDHDHIKLLSEQKYEVYLGQAVILPGVYELLQSAREKGIQLAVASSSTRDWVHGYLQKLGIFDYFTVVHTSEDVKRVKPDPELYLLALQSLGIEASEAIVFEDSPNGLKAANAAGIRCIIVPNEVTRGLEFAMHELRLSSLAEIDMEAL is encoded by the coding sequence ATGGTAAAAGCATTTATATTTGATTTTGATGGACTCATTGTGGATACAGAGACGCCCTGGTACTATGCGTTTCGCGATATTTATGAAGAACACGGAGTTGAACTTGGTCTGGAGCTTTGGTCGAAAAATGTAGGGACATCCTTTGAGGAGTTTCATCCATTTCTATATCTGGAGCAGGCGCTCCAAAGAAAGATAGATCATGATCATATCAAACTGCTCTCTGAACAGAAATACGAAGTCTATTTGGGACAGGCCGTTATTCTTCCAGGGGTGTACGAATTGCTTCAGTCTGCGAGGGAGAAGGGGATTCAGCTTGCAGTTGCTTCCAGCTCCACACGGGACTGGGTGCATGGGTACTTGCAGAAGTTAGGCATTTTCGATTATTTCACAGTCGTTCATACATCCGAGGATGTGAAGCGAGTGAAACCGGACCCTGAACTGTACCTTCTTGCTCTCCAAAGCCTTGGAATCGAGGCTTCCGAAGCGATTGTGTTCGAAGACTCACCTAATGGCTTGAAGGCAGCCAATGCAGCGGGTATTCGTTGTATCATCGTGCCTAACGAGGTAACGCGTGGTCTGGAATTCGCCATGCATGAGCTGCGGTTATCCTCGCTGGCCGAGATCGATATGGAGGCTCTTTAA
- a CDS encoding AraC family transcriptional regulator has protein sequence MPKPSMGNPLDTDMPLMITGQNQLTVDELMNWSDHSRDYSIVQCIGGTGRIAAKNHEFSIKKGTALILFPEVTYRYHNLSDSLRFDCLSFNGYLLPRFLHTLQIGELRAFKPDGMLHILLHEITLALQSRHKDQIWHVSALLYMLLVRLTIEGERYSAYERSDARLRLDELITFIKQNYHQDISLPMLADQMDVTEQHLNRIFKKQFQMTPLEYLMRYRLLKAKEMLIENNATTAHEIAKAVGFNSASYFGSVFKKYEGISPIELRKQYLD, from the coding sequence ATGCCGAAACCTAGCATGGGGAATCCACTGGATACCGATATGCCGCTCATGATTACAGGGCAAAACCAGTTGACCGTTGATGAATTGATGAATTGGAGCGACCATTCACGGGATTACAGCATTGTACAGTGCATCGGAGGAACAGGGCGAATCGCAGCAAAGAATCATGAATTTTCGATCAAAAAAGGAACCGCTCTCATCTTGTTCCCGGAGGTAACCTACCGTTACCACAATCTGAGTGATTCATTACGATTTGATTGTCTGTCTTTCAATGGCTATTTATTGCCACGGTTCTTGCATACCTTGCAGATCGGAGAGCTGCGCGCCTTCAAGCCGGATGGAATGCTTCATATCCTGTTGCATGAAATTACGTTGGCGCTGCAGTCCCGGCACAAGGATCAGATCTGGCACGTATCCGCGTTACTGTACATGCTATTGGTCAGATTAACCATTGAAGGTGAACGCTATAGTGCTTACGAACGTTCTGATGCCCGATTAAGATTGGATGAACTCATTACTTTTATCAAACAAAATTATCATCAGGATATCTCTCTCCCCATGTTGGCTGACCAGATGGACGTAACCGAACAGCACCTGAATCGGATATTCAAAAAACAATTTCAAATGACTCCATTGGAGTATCTGATGCGGTATCGGTTGTTGAAAGCCAAGGAAATGCTCATCGAAAATAACGCTACTACCGCTCATGAAATAGCCAAGGCCGTTGGTTTCAACAGTGCCAGTTACTTTGGATCGGTGTTCAAAAAATACGAAGGGATCTCCCCTATCGAGCTACGCAAGCAGTATCTGGATTAA
- a CDS encoding FAD-binding oxidoreductase produces MKKVIVVGSGILGASTAYQLAKLGAEVIIIDRKDIGQATDAAAGIICPWLSQRRNQDWYQLAKAGARFYPGIIAELESEGETETGYAQVGALSIHTDVDKINKMEERACLRKADAPEIGEITPLDAKETHERFPLLEEHYQSVHISGAARIDGRALRDALIRSAQRNGAEVIHGDAMLQYEADRVMGVTVNGQRFLADEVIVCAGAWANALLKPLGIHFKVHYQKAQIMHLHVTDGEDTGNWPVIMPPSDQYLLAFDQQKIVIGATHENDVEGYDTRVTAGGMQEVLNKGLELAPGLANSTFQEVRVGFRPFTPGFLPVMGVVPGWQGLITANGLGASGLTMGPFIGSQLAKLALGMELDIDIEPYTVGKAMDEIERGES; encoded by the coding sequence ATGAAGAAAGTCATCGTAGTCGGATCGGGTATTCTGGGGGCATCAACAGCCTATCAATTAGCCAAACTGGGCGCAGAGGTCATCATCATAGACCGAAAAGATATAGGACAGGCAACGGATGCAGCTGCTGGTATCATCTGTCCATGGCTGTCACAGCGACGCAATCAGGACTGGTATCAGCTCGCCAAGGCTGGTGCGCGGTTCTATCCTGGCATCATAGCGGAGCTTGAGAGTGAAGGAGAAACGGAAACCGGATATGCTCAAGTAGGTGCGCTCAGTATTCATACGGATGTCGACAAAATCAACAAGATGGAAGAGCGGGCCTGCCTTCGCAAAGCGGATGCACCGGAGATTGGTGAAATTACACCTCTTGATGCAAAAGAAACCCATGAGCGTTTTCCACTGCTGGAGGAACATTATCAATCGGTACATATCAGCGGTGCTGCACGTATAGATGGACGGGCGCTGCGCGATGCCTTGATCCGGTCTGCACAGCGAAATGGAGCCGAAGTGATCCATGGAGACGCAATGCTTCAATATGAAGCAGATCGGGTCATGGGTGTGACAGTTAATGGTCAGCGTTTCCTGGCAGATGAAGTCATTGTCTGTGCAGGGGCATGGGCCAATGCACTGTTGAAGCCACTCGGCATACACTTTAAAGTGCACTATCAAAAGGCACAAATTATGCATCTACATGTTACGGATGGGGAGGATACGGGCAACTGGCCTGTGATTATGCCACCGTCTGACCAATATCTCCTGGCCTTTGATCAGCAGAAGATTGTGATTGGAGCCACTCATGAAAATGATGTGGAGGGTTATGATACAAGAGTAACCGCAGGGGGCATGCAGGAAGTTTTGAATAAAGGTCTGGAACTGGCACCTGGTCTTGCAAACAGTACATTCCAGGAAGTACGAGTTGGGTTCCGTCCGTTCACACCTGGCTTTCTGCCTGTAATGGGGGTTGTGCCAGGCTGGCAGGGTCTAATTACAGCGAACGGACTTGGAGCCTCTGGTTTGACAATGGGTCCTTTTATCGGGAGTCAACTGGCGAAACTAGCTCTCGGCATGGAACTGGATATCGATATTGAGCCATACACTGTGGGCAAAGCAATGGATGAAATTGAAAGAGGTGAGTCATGA
- a CDS encoding cytochrome P450: MYKEVIRVEDITGFQSRSEEFFPLHWFRKMLSEHPVYYHEDTDTWNVFRYDDVKQVLSNHAYFSAEGTRTTIAVGAKNNEGTPPDKLNISSIDPPRHQKSRSLLSAAFTPRSLKNWEPRIRNIAQQLVADIEPNTTIDIVQALAAPLPSMVMADLLGIPLTDSHRFKNWVDILFQPTIPKTAEESELKKQTAAQEYYHFLYPIVVHKRSHPGEDIITDLLNVDVEGEKFTEDEVVRTTMLLLGAGIETTSHMVSNTFYSFLYDDPSLYGQLRQNPELVPLAVEEMLRYRFHNAKRHRTVKQDNQLLGVDLKKGDVVISWMSAANMDEQMFEDPFELNIHRRNNKKHLTFGNGPHFCLGAPLARMELSIALTAFVEKIARIEPVESFDLENNLATSAPGQSLTHLPVKIVE; the protein is encoded by the coding sequence ATGTACAAAGAAGTGATACGCGTTGAGGACATCACAGGGTTCCAGTCCAGATCTGAAGAGTTTTTTCCACTGCACTGGTTTCGAAAAATGCTGTCCGAACATCCTGTGTATTATCACGAAGATACAGACACCTGGAATGTGTTCAGATACGATGATGTAAAGCAGGTCTTGAGCAATCATGCTTATTTTTCAGCTGAAGGAACGCGAACGACCATTGCGGTCGGAGCGAAAAACAACGAAGGCACGCCTCCAGACAAATTAAACATTTCAAGTATCGATCCGCCCCGTCATCAAAAAAGTCGTTCGTTGTTGTCCGCTGCTTTTACACCCCGTAGTCTGAAGAACTGGGAGCCACGCATTCGCAACATTGCGCAGCAGCTGGTAGCCGATATTGAGCCGAATACGACCATTGATATTGTTCAAGCGTTGGCTGCTCCGCTGCCTTCGATGGTTATGGCTGATCTGCTCGGCATCCCTCTCACAGACAGTCATCGCTTCAAGAACTGGGTAGATATTCTGTTTCAACCCACCATTCCGAAGACGGCTGAAGAGAGTGAACTGAAAAAGCAGACAGCAGCGCAAGAGTACTATCACTTCCTGTACCCTATTGTGGTTCATAAACGGTCCCATCCTGGTGAGGATATCATTACGGATCTGTTGAACGTTGATGTTGAAGGGGAGAAGTTCACGGAGGATGAGGTTGTTCGCACGACCATGCTTCTGCTCGGAGCCGGTATTGAGACAACAAGCCATATGGTTTCAAATACGTTCTATTCCTTCCTGTACGATGACCCGAGTCTGTATGGCCAACTAAGACAGAATCCCGAGTTGGTTCCGCTCGCAGTGGAGGAAATGCTTCGTTATCGGTTTCATAATGCCAAGCGACATCGAACAGTGAAGCAGGATAACCAACTGCTCGGAGTAGACTTGAAAAAAGGCGATGTTGTCATCTCCTGGATGAGTGCAGCCAATATGGATGAGCAGATGTTTGAAGACCCATTTGAGCTAAACATTCATCGTCGGAATAACAAAAAACATCTTACCTTTGGCAATGGCCCACACTTTTGTCTGGGTGCCCCGCTGGCAAGAATGGAACTAAGCATTGCCTTGACTGCATTTGTAGAGAAGATTGCTCGGATCGAACCGGTGGAGTCCTTTGATCTGGAGAATAATCTGGCCACTTCAGCTCCGGGACAGTCGTTAACCCATC